Part of the Betta splendens chromosome 17, fBetSpl5.4, whole genome shotgun sequence genome, TTATAGTATAGGAAATCAAAACCATGTGAACTAATTTAGTCTAATTATGGTTTAACCCCTAGCTGCTATAAAACACTTTTTACATATATACTATATTTATGCTAGATATTTCTATTTCAGCCCCTGTCTTTTTTTGCAGGCCTTCATTTTGATTCTACAGGGAAAAGTTGACCTCAACACTGCTCCTCATGCCAAGCCATTATACTGCCACAGGATCTCTCGAGTGTAGAACTCATTTTCAGGATGGTGACCATCTATTTTCAGCCACAGTAGAAGAAAGGAGGCGGTTTTATTTTTCACGGCACAGTGTGATTTTTAAGTAAATTTATTGTGCCTTTTCTATTTGTGCTATTTTAGTCATaactgtttttgtatttaatgaataaaacattcttTACTATTACCAGTTCTGCTTTCTTGCCAGTTTTTTTTGCTATTGGTAAATGTTGCATAAGAGACAACTGCTTCTTAAGAAGTGCTGCCAGATGTTCTAAACTACTTTAGATTTCGTGAGTAATCTAAAAACAATAAGGAAAACATATTTGGCTACTGGATGTGTGGTTCCACTACAATACACACTGCTGAAGATCATGGTCAGTGATGCAAGTGCTTACATTAACAGGACATTTTTTAATGGTTATTTAAGGGTAAAATAGTAGGGTTGGTTCCTTTATCggacacaataaaataaatatactttACAAGAATTAACTGATGGTAAACTGTCCTCACTTCATAAAACATTATGGTATGCTGCTCGAAtgcgccatctagtggcgaCACCAGGAAGTTCTGGTCAATGACGTCATCAGAAGAACAATGGCGGACCATGGATTCTAGCACTAAACACTGCAGGCTAGCAGCGGCGCTGTTGAGCTTGGTGTTTTCAACATTTTAACTTAAGGTAACAAGTGGACAGTTCTTTTAATACTAACAGCCATTATATTTATGACTTAACAAGAGGTACTGCGGGATACTGACACTAATCTTTACAGCATTTCAGCACGTAATCATGGAGCTAATTTACCGCCTAAATGATGCTAAGCTACTTAACTGAACAGctaacaaatgaaaacaaatactgacattaattaataaaatgatcCGTAGTTTCCCTTAAGGTCTAATGTTTGATCTTGTTATAGTGTATAATGACCGTAGGGACAAAGCGTCTGGTCGGCAcatgaaaaatgaaacaatgcatTGAAGCAACTCCGCTACAAAAACGCGGTGTCGCAGGCTCACTGTAGCAACCTGTACCTCTAGGGCTCTGGTTGAGCAACTTCGTATTGTTACGCGGTTGATCCGAGTCTCGCGAGAACCGAAATAGCGGACGATACATGGCAGCGACGCTAGTAACTTCGCAGACTGAACATGCTGTAAAGGGCGCTGAATTAAACTGAACCCAGGTCGGCGCTGCGCTGCCGCTCCTTCGGCGGATGTAACAGAGCCCGTAACTTACAGCTGCAGCTCGACCAGCGGGATGAAACGCTCCTCACCAGTTTGAAGAATGAATCATGGGACATCGTTACTGTGGAAACGACGGTAACTTCTTTTGTTAACCTAGCTTGTTATGGCTGCCTGGTAGAACGGTGACGGGTCCAGGTTAGTGATAACTAGATGTGCTGCATGTGGGGCTGTGTCTCGCTTTTTCTCGTTCTGTCAGTTTTGCGTAAATCGTTTTAATGAGACTGATGCGAACCGCTCACGCCCTCGCTGATGCAACGCTAGAACCAGATTTACAAGTACCTGACCACTGTTTACGTCGGACCTGGCCTTAGTGAGTCACAGGTTAATAAACATGACTCAGTAACGTTAATCTGCTGCCACTGAAAAGCAAATCTGTTGACTACAGGAGTGAGCCAGCGCTAGTTAAAGCCCATAATGATGCTCCAGGATGGATCAACGCAGCTGCTCTGTCTCACGGCCAGCAGCGGGGTTCCTCTTTTTACAAGGGGGGCCTCCAAACAGCTGCCTTTCTCTGTCATCGGCTCCCTGAATGGGGTTCACATGTTCGGGGGCGGTCAGGGAGTGGTACTGTCCGGCTGCGAGACTGAAGGTGGAGGCAAGGTCGTGTGGAGGGTCTTCCAGGACAGCGTGATGCTCATCGCTGTGAATGGAGGGGGACAAGGTGGCGTGGgctgcagcagggaggaggaggttcggctgcagcgcctcctggaGAATGTGTGGAACTGCATGGTGCTGGTTTTGGGGCAGGATGAGCTGGCCAACATAAGGAACGTGGAGCGGCTGAAGAGGGACCTGCGCTCCTGCTTCGGCCTCATCGATcagatgctggaggagaggcaggagggCGTCTTGGGCAGCCTGACACACTGCGCCGATTTACTGCTGCCTCCCAACCCCACTCTCCTTCAAGAGGCCGTGGACGGCTttgctgaggctgcagacagcGAGTTCGGCTGTCTCATCATCCACGGGCGAATAGCTGCAGCCACCGAGAAGTGGTGGCGTTTAGCACCTCAGGAggttgtgctgctttcagcgtTAATCCGGTCCCTCTCGGACTCCGCTTCTGCCTCGTGTGATTATCCAGTCTTCCTTCCTCATGGCAGCCCCACCGTGGCCCACCGCCTGCtccgcttccagctgctgccggGGGCAGATGTGTGCGTGCTGTGCGGGCCCAGCCCTTCCCTGCACACAGCCGAGACTGGGCTGGTGGGCCGCTTCTGGGCACCCCTGGTGGAGACCCTGAGAGACTGCCTCGCTGTCGGGGAGCGCTGCGTGCCGCAGGCCGTCAACCTGCGGCCCGACGTGCTCGCACTCCTTCTCATTAACCGGGAAACTCGCCGTTCcgtctcctctgtgctccatcCACTCGCAGACGCTCCTCCGCCCTCGAAGGCTCGCTGCTGGGAGCTACTGAAGCTCTTCTACATATTCAGCACCACACGCTACTTCACGCAGGAGGAGTCTGTGTGCGTCTCCACGGAGGAGAGCGGTCCGAGAGGCCGTGCCAATGACTTTGCCCGTGGATTCTCCCACCAGCCACTACAGTGCTATCTAGTCACAGAAGAATGCAAAAGCTATGCACTGCAGACACCGCAGCACCAGCTCTTCCTGCTCTTCCCACCATCAGTGCCCACCTTTGTACTGCgcacagcagccacacagacGCTCTCTGATGTAGTTGCAGCTACTGGGTTATAATGGAAGTGTTGACCTTGTTATCAGTTATTGTGACTTCTGTGCTATGTTTACTGATGATTATAAGCGCATGGAGAACACTAGAGCCAAGGCTGTGTCTTTAGTAGCAGTTAAAGCCAGTCTGAGTTTCCCTTTTAGAATCTGGTTACTGAGTGACGCTTAATCAAACTGTGTTGGTAAATCACATGCAAATTATACACTGGGCTAAACGTGTATATTGTTTGTTTGACAGTAATTTAACTTTGAATCCAAATAACTTGTTTGGTTGCAGTAATATAGAAAGTAACAAACTATATTTTACAATATCTCTGACTGATTCATATTTTCTTACGGCTGGTGATGTAATACTTTAAATAAGGTTAAGCTTTGTAGTACACGTTTCACTGTACAATAGTAATGTATTAATGTTTTTCCATGTCTGACACTCATTTTGAGCAATATGGCTAAAGTAGAGTGTTTttagattaattaattaataaaaagcCACTGAGTTTTAAGTATAGTCACACAGGCTCATTTCTGTGAATGTGTACATTTTAGTATGTATGTTGTTTGAACTTATCCACTGCAGCTGAACTCTATAAATCTATAATTGGTGCAAGTTTTAGCATGTTTTACACTACTCTTATAGCACAAGTCTGCTCATGTCTAATCAGGAATTTGCATTTTCTCCAAATGATCGCGTTGTGCTCCAAATAGGAGGAGCGTGCACGATCGCGTTTCTTCTCCAACGCGTCTCCTCCCAAACCGCGTGGAGCCCTCAGGACGAGCCGCCGAGTCCCGCCGAACGGAGTCCGCTGTGTGTCACTGCGCCACGTCCGTAGCCCACAGCCGTCTGGGCCCAGTAATTGGAGAACCGAGCCTGATTGACAGCATCCCGGTGCGTGGGACGccggggaggtgggggtgggacGGACGCGGGGGCGCGCGGAGGGGGAGGGTGGTTGTCGCGTTGCCATGCGTGCAGGGAACACAACCCCAAAAATCCCGAGTGGAAAGTtgagcgcgcgcgcgtgggCGCAGCCGAGCGGACCTTTGTCACAGTTTGGTTGCAGCTTCTTTACCATCGCCTGTGACGGGTCCAAAGGTCTGAGGCCGTGTCTGTTTTAGGAGCGCGTTCACTGCACTTTGAGTCCACTCTGCtcagcgagcggcggcggcgagacGCGCGTTACCGTGACCCACCTGAGTTCTGGTTGAACCCACACAGGTCCATGTCGGCCATGCGGTGGCGGCTGCTGGCGCCGAGAAATGTCCGGCTGCTGGACCGCGGGAGGAGCGAACGATCGGCCGGTGGCAACGGAGCGCAGCCGGCGCGTGCACTGAGCTCACCCCCTGTCTCTGCATCTCCTCCCGGCAGGACGTTATCGAGTCTGAGTGCGACGCGACGCGGACTCCCGAAAGCGAAAATGAGCGAGAACGGAGTGGTGCCGCGGGCCAAGGTGCTGACCATCGACACCATGAACCCCACGGTGAAGAATGTGGAGTACGCAGTGAGGGGCCCCATCGTGGCCCGGGCCgtggagctggagagggagctCTCAGAGGTTGGTGTTCAGACCTTCTGCCCTCATCAGCTTTTTACATCAGCCTCGCTTCACAACACAAGCTTGTAGTTCTGTTAGCAGGCCTTTTAAACGATGAACAGCTGTGACCTCTGTATGTCCAGTCTGTGGCTGGATGCATGGGCCCCCATGCCTTCTTACTGGTTTTACTCAGGCATCGATCCATTTGGTGCCATAAACAGCTTCTCATCCCTGGTTAATTTTCCATCATGATGTAAACATTACCTTGGGAGAAATCATGTGCTAGACTGCTTAAATGCCCTCCTATCAAAGTCCATCAGGTAGTTAGTCATACGGGGGCAGGGTGATAGTTATACACTCATTTTAGATTATTATCTGAATCATGTACTTGATGTTATTCTCCACTCTCTGTTTGGGATCAGATGTAACCACTTAAGATTGTGGTGAAAGTTCAGGCTCTGAATCAATCAGCCCAATAGTACAGATAAGGATTAGACTATATGACTGAGGCTCAGTGTAAATCTCTAACATGCATGAAGTGTAAAAACAGTCCTGTATCAAAAGTGAAGAAGGTTTTAGATCTATTTTTATTGGTCTTTTCCAGGTTATTGACTTGTCTGTGCAGCTCCTTGGTGCTTTTCcttttcccctctctgtctgcactGACTGTCCTATCCCTTTCTCTTTCACTGTTTATGGTGATGTGGCAACGAGCTGTTAGTGTACCGAGTGCAGTCTGCTGTGAAATAAAATCTCCTGAGTGCTCTGCTCGGGAAGGGACGAGCCTGCGAACAGGTTCTTGCTCAGGTGAAC contains:
- the fuz gene encoding protein fuzzy homolog; this encodes MMLQDGSTQLLCLTASSGVPLFTRGASKQLPFSVIGSLNGVHMFGGGQGVVLSGCETEGGGKVVWRVFQDSVMLIAVNGGGQGGVGCSREEEVRLQRLLENVWNCMVLVLGQDELANIRNVERLKRDLRSCFGLIDQMLEERQEGVLGSLTHCADLLLPPNPTLLQEAVDGFAEAADSEFGCLIIHGRIAAATEKWWRLAPQEVVLLSALIRSLSDSASASCDYPVFLPHGSPTVAHRLLRFQLLPGADVCVLCGPSPSLHTAETGLVGRFWAPLVETLRDCLAVGERCVPQAVNLRPDVLALLLINRETRRSVSSVLHPLADAPPPSKARCWELLKLFYIFSTTRYFTQEESVCVSTEESGPRGRANDFARGFSHQPLQCYLVTEECKSYALQTPQHQLFLLFPPSVPTFVLRTAATQTLSDVVAATGL